Part of the Hyphomicrobiales bacterium genome is shown below.
ACCATCAGCACCCTGACCGCCGCCGCCCTTCTGGCCGGTTCGCTTGCAGTCACGACGACCTCGGCTTCGGCCGGTATGGCCAACGTCAACGCCGCGCTGACCCCTGCGGTCGCGACCACCGACGGATCGGATGCCAACGTCGTCAAGGTTGGCTGGCGTCACCGCCATCACCGCCGCCATCACTACGGCCCGGCCGCTGCCGGCCTGGTCTTCGGCCTCGCCACCGGCGCGATCATCGCCAACTCCTATGGCCCGCGCGAGTGCTACTGGACGACGATCAAGAAGAAGCGCTGGAACCGCTACGGCGAGCGCGTGATCATCAAGAAGCGGGTCAAGGTTTGCGACTAAGCAATCTTCCCGCCCCGGGAGCCCACCCTCCCGGAAAGAAGCCCCGCCCAAAAGGCGGGGCTTCGGCGTTTCTGGGGTAGGGCGCTGTACGTCTGAACTTCGCGCATGCGCCACCTACGCTTTGTCGCCCACCGTCTTCCGTTCTTAACTCCCGCTCTCTGTTCCCGTACCCGTCATCCTCCCATTCCCACTCCCGTCATCCTCCGGCTCGACCGGAGGGTCGCGCTCGATCCGGCACGGCCGGGAGGGATGCACAATGAGGCTGATGATCCCGGTGCAAGCGCCGGGACGCCAATGACTGGGCTATCCGATCCTCCGGTCGAGCCGGAGGATGACGCGGTGAAAGGGGGGCGGCCAACAAAGACCCGCCAAAGCAATACCGTTCCGATATGGGCAATAGGCCCCGGCTCAAGGCCGGGGTGACGGGGAGTGAGTGGGGCCAGGCACGGTGCCCGGCAAAGACCTCTGGATGGCTCTCATTTGAACCAAAGAGAACCGTGCGTGGGCTCGGCAGTTCCGTAGCTAAAGCTCCGCTGCCGCCTCAAGCACCGCGCGGTTTTCGATGCAGTAGTAGCCGGAGATACGGCTGATCGTGCCGGCCCGCTTCCAGTCGTTCAGCACCCGGTTGACGTTCTCTCGCGCCGCGCCGGCCATATTGGCGAGGTTCGCCTGGCTGAGCTTGTAGTGGATGAGGGTGCGGCCGTTATCGAGCGGCTTGCCGAAGGATTCCGCCAGTTGCAGCAGGGTCTGCGCGACCCGGCCCGACAACGGCAGGAAGCTGCGCGCGGCCAGAACGTCGTTGGCAAGCCGCAGCCGGCCCGCGACGATCGCCAGCATATGCCGGTAGAGCGCCGGGTTCTCTTCCGCGAAGCGGTCGAACGAGGCCTTGTCGACGAAGGCGAGCTGAGTCGGTTTCAGCGCACTGACGCTCGCCGAACGCGGCCGCCCATCGAGCAGCGCCAGTTCGCCGACCAGCGAGCCGGGACCGAGCACGGCGAGCAACTGCTCCTCGCCGTCATGGCTGACCACGCTGACCTTCAAGGAACCTTCGAAGACGACGTAGAACCCGTTGCCCGGATCGCCGGCAAGAAACAGCGTTTCGCCATTCGCGAGCTTCACCGACCTGGCGAGCTCGGCAAGTCCCTCGGCGAGATCGTCGGCCAGTCCTTCAAGCGAAAAACTGTTCTGAAGAATGTCCTTGTTGAGCCGCATCGTCGCCCCTCCGCTCTGTAGCCACACCGAGATTACGGCATGCAGGGGTAAATTTCACGCAAAGCCGTTCCGCTGCGGCATATCGGGACAAAAAAGCCCTGCACAACCCTGTTTTCGGCGCCCGGGGATCACACTCGGGGATAGCGCATCGCTACCGGAGGTAGGATACTGAAGAAACCGGGTTGTGGTGGTGCGGCCCGTGGATGCGTTCGCGACTGGGGGTCGAACGTGACAGTGTTGCGTGCCGGCGCGGTTTTCGCCGTGTCGGTTGGGGCAGGGATGGCAGTGACAGCTGCACGCGCCGACGACGAGGAGGCGCTGCGCCGCTTTCTGTATTTCTCCGACGCTCATGTCGCCTTCAATCAGCAATATTCGACCTATGGGACCCGCTTCGCGCCGCTGTCGAGCATCGACGAGACGGGGCCGATCGTCAGCATCACCTTCTCGTCGGGCAAGTTCCGGTACCGCAAGAAAATGCGCGCGCCGATCGGTCGGCGTCCACGAAAGAAACTGATCCGCACGGTCGATTTCGGCGGCGGTCTCGCGGCCGGCTATCAACTGGTCAAACCGCGCTATGGCGTCGCGCTGCTCGTTGGCGGGCTGGCCGACTATCGCCTCTTGATGCGGCGCGATCCGACCAATGACGATACCGGCTTCCGGCCAGCACTTGCCGTGATGGCAGAGGGCTGGGCAAAGCCGATCCCCAACCTGCTCGTCACGGCCTATGCGGAGGCCAAGACCCGCCATCACGCGACCTACGGCAAGCTGTTCGCCGGCCTTGAGGTCGACGAGGAGGTCTTTGTCGGGCCAGAGATCGGTTTCAGCCGCGACGACTACGGCACCGAACGCTTCACCGGATTCGGCTTTCTCGGCGTGAAGACCGGCCCGTTCCGGGTGAAGGCAACCTTTGGGGTCGTCGATGATGGCAGCCGCAAGAACGCCAACTATCTGTCGGTTGTCGCCTGGCGCCGGTTCTGAGCCGCAAAGCGCCCGGCTTCCGGCCGCTGCGTGCGGCGCGCAACCTTGCCCTGCCGGTCGCTTTCGTCTAGAGCATGGTCCGTTCAAATCCGGGCGATTTGGGCGACGAACGACGTTCATCAGATCAGCAACGGAGCCGCTTGCCAGAACCGCGAAGCGCTCCGACGACAAGTGGGGCGCGCCGGACCGGCGCGCGAAGTGTTTCAGACGCACCGTTGACCGCCGGGCCGGGCCCGCGACGTGTCCGGGCGGGGAGTTCCGGGAACCGATGGCCAAGAACAAGAAAGCGGACAAGCTGAAGGCGCGCCTGCCGCGTGGTTTCGTCGACCGCGAGGCGGCCGAAATCCGTTCCACCGAGGCGATGCTCGCCAAGGTGCGCGAGATTTACGAGCGCTATGGCTTCGACCCGGTCGAAACGCCGCTGATGGAATACACCGACTGCCTCGGCAAGTTCCTGCCCGATCAGGACCGCCCGAACGAGGGCGTGTTCTCGCTGCAGGACGACGACGAGCAGTGGATGAGCCTGCGCTACGATCTGACCGCGCCGCTCGCCCGCTATGTCGCCGAAAACTATCAGCAACTGCCGCTGCCCTACCGCTCCTACCGCAACGGCTGGGTGATGCGGAACGAAAAGCCGGGCCCCGGCCGCTTCCGCCAGTTC
Proteins encoded:
- a CDS encoding cyclic nucleotide-binding protein, with the translated sequence MRLNKDILQNSFSLEGLADDLAEGLAELARSVKLANGETLFLAGDPGNGFYVVFEGSLKVSVVSHDGEEQLLAVLGPGSLVGELALLDGRPRSASVSALKPTQLAFVDKASFDRFAEENPALYRHMLAIVAGRLRLANDVLAARSFLPLSGRVAQTLLQLAESFGKPLDNGRTLIHYKLSQANLANMAGAARENVNRVLNDWKRAGTISRISGYYCIENRAVLEAAAEL